Proteins encoded together in one Streptomyces sp. NA04227 window:
- a CDS encoding phosphatase PAP2 family protein, translating into MRTERNRARLDRVFARLDREPERPAHIEVPSMSRHRVVFFGATLVFYAAIIAAVVETTWLVRLDWQVMFFRPYQQWPEIHAFLDYYVVLGQRGPTAVMVAAWLGWRSWRQHTLRPLLALGTSLLLLNVTVGAAKLGMGRLGPHYATVIGSNEMWKDGDIFPSGHTANAVVTWGILAYLASTPQARRWLSALSAVVALGVGLTTVYLGTHWLSDVLLGWAAGLLILLALPWFEPLFATVEARLLRLRDLVRDRRFAAPVPLTPVPAMVPADPADPVPARGTDVAALGTDMGTREGARYPRHGHSAAPGGLHPVRGERTPGAPTGGRRPTHGDRLPRTNPSARPVTGS; encoded by the coding sequence GTGCGTACCGAACGAAACCGCGCCCGGCTCGACCGGGTCTTCGCGCGGCTGGACCGCGAGCCGGAACGGCCGGCTCACATCGAGGTCCCCTCGATGAGCCGGCACCGGGTCGTGTTCTTCGGCGCGACTCTGGTGTTCTACGCGGCCATCATCGCCGCCGTGGTGGAGACGACCTGGCTGGTGCGCCTGGACTGGCAGGTCATGTTCTTCCGCCCGTACCAGCAGTGGCCCGAGATCCACGCCTTCCTGGACTACTACGTCGTCCTCGGGCAGCGCGGCCCGACCGCGGTGATGGTGGCGGCCTGGCTGGGCTGGCGCTCCTGGCGGCAGCACACCCTGCGCCCGCTGCTCGCCCTTGGCACCTCACTGCTGCTGCTCAACGTCACGGTGGGCGCCGCCAAGCTCGGCATGGGCAGGCTCGGCCCGCACTACGCCACCGTCATCGGCTCCAACGAGATGTGGAAGGACGGCGACATATTTCCTTCGGGACACACTGCCAACGCGGTCGTGACCTGGGGAATCCTCGCCTACCTCGCCTCCACCCCGCAGGCCAGGCGGTGGCTCTCGGCACTCTCCGCGGTGGTCGCCCTCGGCGTCGGCCTGACCACCGTCTACCTCGGTACGCACTGGCTGAGCGACGTCCTGCTCGGCTGGGCCGCCGGACTGCTCATCCTGCTGGCCCTGCCCTGGTTCGAGCCGCTGTTCGCCACCGTGGAGGCACGGCTGCTGCGGCTGCGCGACCTGGTCCGCGACCGCCGCTTCGCCGCACCGGTCCCGCTCACCCCGGTACCGGCCATGGTCCCGGCGGATCCCGCCGATCCCGTACCGGCCCGTGGCACGGATGTGGCGGCCCTGGGCACGGACATGGGCACGCGCGAGGGCGCCCGCTATCCGCGGCACGGGCACAGCGCCGCGCCCGGCGGCCTCCATCCGGTACGCGGCGAGCGCACGCCGGGTGCGCCGACAGGCGGCCGAAGACCCACGCACGGCGACCGGCTGCCGCGCACCAACCCCTCGGCCCGGCCGGTCACGGGGTCCTGA
- a CDS encoding proteinase inhibitor I78 gives MSSLPTPPKEPDDDLEAYVGLDAEQAEERARARGWSTIRSVPPGAFITMEYLVGRVNFEVADGVVRRSWKG, from the coding sequence ATGTCATCCCTCCCCACCCCGCCCAAGGAACCCGACGACGACCTCGAGGCGTACGTCGGACTCGACGCCGAGCAGGCCGAGGAACGGGCCCGCGCGCGCGGCTGGTCGACCATCCGCTCCGTGCCGCCGGGCGCGTTCATCACCATGGAATACCTGGTGGGCCGAGTGAACTTCGAGGTCGCCGACGGCGTCGTACGCCGCTCCTGGAAGGGCTGA
- the ctaD gene encoding cytochrome c oxidase subunit I, producing MGAPTTDRPLTDRVPRQRSRGRVLVDWLTTTDHKKIGHLYLATSFGFFLVGGLMALIMRAELARPGLQGLSNEQFNQLFTLHGTIMLLLFATPTFAGFANEIVPLQIGAPDVAFPRLNMLSYWLFLFGGLMVLGSLLTPDGAADFGWFAYAPLNGPEHSPGIGADLWIMGLALAGFGTILGSVNFLTTIIGMRAPGMTMFRLPIFTWNVLFTTILVLIAFPVLAAALLVLESDRRFGTVVFDAQYGGALLWQHLFWFFGHPEVYIIALPFFGIITEIIPVFARKPIFGYVTLVGATMAITGLSAVVWAHHMFATGGVLLPYFSLMSFLIAVPTGVKFFNWSGTMLRGSLSFETPMLWATGFLVSFLFGGLTGVILASPPMDFHVTDTYFVVGHFHYVVFGTVVFAMFAGFHFWWPKFTGKMLDERLGKIHFWTLFIGFHTTFLVHHWLGAEGMPRRYADYLAADGFTALNTLSTIGAFLLGISTLPFLYNVWKTAKYGTKVEVDDPWGFGRSLEWATSCPPPRHNFVALPRIRSESPAFDLHHPDIAYPSQLQRLPGHGPGGEEPGGDTFAERG from the coding sequence ATGGGCGCCCCGACCACGGACCGGCCCCTCACGGACCGGGTTCCCCGGCAGCGGAGCCGCGGCCGCGTCCTCGTGGACTGGCTCACCACGACCGACCACAAGAAGATCGGCCACCTCTATCTCGCCACCTCCTTCGGGTTCTTCCTCGTCGGGGGTCTGATGGCCCTGATCATGCGGGCCGAGCTGGCCCGGCCGGGGCTCCAGGGGCTGTCCAACGAACAGTTCAACCAGCTTTTCACCCTGCACGGGACGATCATGCTGCTGCTGTTCGCCACCCCGACCTTCGCCGGTTTCGCCAACGAGATCGTGCCGCTCCAGATCGGCGCCCCCGATGTCGCCTTCCCGCGGCTGAACATGCTCTCGTACTGGCTGTTCCTGTTCGGCGGCCTGATGGTGCTCGGCTCGCTCCTGACGCCCGACGGCGCGGCCGACTTCGGCTGGTTCGCCTACGCCCCGCTCAACGGGCCCGAACACTCCCCCGGCATCGGCGCAGACCTGTGGATCATGGGCCTCGCGCTCGCCGGTTTCGGCACGATTCTCGGCTCGGTGAACTTCCTGACCACCATCATCGGAATGCGGGCGCCGGGCATGACCATGTTCCGGCTGCCGATCTTCACCTGGAACGTGCTTTTCACGACGATTCTCGTACTGATCGCCTTCCCGGTACTCGCCGCCGCCCTGCTCGTCCTCGAATCGGACCGGCGCTTCGGCACCGTGGTCTTCGACGCGCAGTACGGCGGGGCGCTGCTGTGGCAGCACCTGTTCTGGTTCTTCGGGCACCCCGAGGTGTACATCATCGCGCTGCCGTTCTTCGGCATCATCACCGAGATCATCCCGGTCTTCGCCAGAAAGCCGATCTTCGGCTACGTGACCCTGGTCGGCGCGACGATGGCGATCACGGGACTGTCCGCGGTCGTCTGGGCGCACCACATGTTCGCCACCGGCGGGGTGCTGCTGCCCTACTTCTCGCTGATGTCCTTCCTGATCGCCGTCCCCACCGGCGTGAAGTTCTTCAACTGGTCGGGGACGATGCTCAGGGGCTCGCTCTCCTTCGAGACACCGATGCTCTGGGCGACCGGCTTTCTGGTGTCCTTCCTCTTCGGCGGGCTCACCGGAGTCATCCTGGCCTCCCCGCCGATGGACTTCCACGTCACCGACACGTACTTCGTCGTCGGGCACTTCCACTACGTCGTGTTCGGCACCGTCGTCTTCGCCATGTTCGCCGGATTCCACTTCTGGTGGCCGAAGTTCACCGGCAAGATGCTCGACGAACGGCTCGGGAAGATCCACTTCTGGACCCTGTTCATCGGCTTTCACACGACGTTCCTGGTGCACCACTGGCTGGGCGCCGAGGGCATGCCGCGCCGCTACGCCGACTACCTGGCCGCGGACGGCTTCACCGCGCTCAACACCCTGTCCACCATCGGGGCGTTCCTGCTCGGCATCTCCACGCTGCCGTTCCTCTACAACGTCTGGAAGACCGCCAAGTACGGCACCAAGGTGGAGGTCGACGACCCCTGGGGCTTCGGGCGCTCCCTGGAGTGGGCGACCTCCTGCCCGCCGCCCCGGCACAACTTCGTCGCCCTGCCCCGGATTCGCTCGGAGTCGCCCGCCTTCGACCTGCACCACCCGGACATCGCGTACCCCTCGCAGCTGCAGCGGCTGCCGGGCCACGGGCCGGGCGGCGAGGAACCGGGCGGCGACACGTTCGCCGAGCGCGGCTGA
- a CDS encoding glycosyltransferase family 4 protein has product MHISFLLHNAYGIGGTIRTTYNLAETLAQHHDVEIVSVFRHRDRPTFAHDPRVKVRSLVDIRKGSPGYEGEDPDYLRPASVFPSAEGRYGQYSALTDRRIAAHLKSVEADVVIATRPGLNVHLARETRSGPVRIGQEHLTLDSHSKALRRQLTAVYPRLDALTTTTEADARSYRTTMRLPGVRIEAVPNSVPAPQVAPADGSAKLIVAAGRLEKVKRYDLLIRAFDLVRESRPDWRLRIYGAGKQEDKLRALIDQLDLYNHVFLMGRANPIEPEWAKGSIAAVTSSMESFGMTIVEAMRCGVPVVATDCPHGPGEIIDDGVDGRLVKPGSAKSIAAGLLELINDDDLRREMAAAALRDSERFDPQRVGEHFESLLQDLTRRGGGRMRGSLHRTRGALLGGALALRDLSRTVLAKGRTA; this is encoded by the coding sequence ATGCACATCTCATTTCTTCTGCACAATGCGTACGGAATCGGTGGCACCATCCGGACCACCTACAACCTGGCCGAGACCCTGGCCCAGCACCACGACGTCGAGATCGTGTCGGTCTTCCGGCACCGCGACCGCCCGACGTTCGCCCACGACCCGCGGGTGAAGGTGCGCAGCCTGGTCGACATCCGCAAGGGCAGCCCGGGATACGAGGGGGAGGACCCCGACTATCTGCGCCCCGCCTCGGTCTTCCCCAGTGCGGAGGGACGCTACGGGCAGTACAGCGCGCTCACCGACCGGCGCATCGCCGCCCATCTCAAGAGCGTCGAGGCCGATGTCGTGATCGCCACCCGGCCCGGGCTCAATGTGCACCTCGCCCGCGAGACGCGCTCCGGCCCGGTCCGTATCGGCCAGGAACACCTGACCCTGGACAGCCACTCCAAGGCGCTGCGGCGCCAGTTGACCGCCGTCTACCCTCGCCTGGACGCCCTGACCACGACCACCGAGGCCGACGCCCGCTCGTACCGCACCACCATGCGACTGCCCGGGGTACGCATCGAGGCGGTGCCCAACTCCGTGCCCGCGCCCCAGGTCGCCCCGGCCGACGGCTCGGCGAAGCTGATCGTGGCGGCCGGGCGGCTGGAGAAGGTCAAGCGGTACGACCTGCTGATCCGCGCCTTCGACCTGGTCCGCGAGTCCCGGCCGGACTGGCGGCTGCGGATCTACGGCGCGGGCAAGCAAGAGGACAAGCTGCGCGCCCTGATCGACCAACTCGACCTGTACAACCATGTGTTCCTGATGGGCCGGGCCAACCCGATAGAGCCGGAGTGGGCCAAGGGCTCCATCGCCGCGGTCACCTCCAGCATGGAGTCCTTCGGCATGACCATCGTCGAGGCCATGCGCTGCGGGGTGCCCGTGGTGGCGACCGACTGCCCGCACGGCCCCGGCGAGATCATCGACGACGGCGTCGACGGCCGTCTGGTGAAGCCGGGCAGCGCCAAGTCCATCGCCGCCGGTCTGCTCGAACTCATCAACGACGACGACCTGCGCCGGGAGATGGCGGCCGCCGCGCTGCGGGACTCCGAGCGCTTCGACCCGCAGCGCGTCGGCGAACACTTCGAATCCCTGCTCCAGGACCTCACCAGGCGTGGCGGCGGCCGGATGCGCGGCTCGCTGCACCGCACCCGCGGCGCGCTGCTCGGCGGCGCCCTCGCCCTGCGTGACCTGAGCCGTACCGTCCTCGCGAAGGGACGCACCGCATGA